The stretch of DNA ttatcatttaTTGCCCTTTTCTTCGGCACCTCACTCAGGTAACTTCCCGTACAAAAACTCACCAAACTTGCCCATAGGCACCCGATCCCACGGGAGTCAGCATCTGATAGCGTGCCGGAACATTCCATTCTGTCTTATTGATCTCCACACTGTAGAATGATTGCATTTTCACGGGTAATTAACTCAAAATTCacagggaaaaaaattagcaaaaaaataatataaattcctCTCCATTTAGCATCCGACGAGTCTACTGTCGCACCTTCGTGTACCCTTCGGCGCACAATCGGAACTCACAGCATTTCGCCGCGCGGGTGACGGAAAGATTTGCTTTGGCGGgaagagaaattcaaaaaacacGGAAAACTTACAACTGCCGCAGGATTATTCGTCCTcctcttcttttattttcttaatttcctcaaagagcttttcttgctcatcaaataatttcattccACCCTGCATTTCTTCGAAATCCTTCTTAATTCGCTCAATCTCCTTATCAATGGATGACATGTCGTAGCTGAAGGTTTCTTTGGCACCCTCAGCGAGGGTTTTCTTGAACATCTCAAACCTCTCAGTTGCATCCTCCTTCGAAGCCTTCAGCTTTTCCTTCTCCATCCCCATGAGGGTGTCTGTGTGCCCACCAACAGCTGCTCCATCCtcctcttcttcatcttctggGAAACCTTCATCACCTTCATTAGAGGTGAGAAGATGGAGAATGTATTCTTGGAGACCTCCCATGATTTCTTTGCAATCTTTTATCGTCTGAATGCTCCTCAATGTCTCTTCAAAGCCTTTCTCCAGGTCCTCCAATTCTTTATCACGCAATTCCTTGGAGGATTCATCCTTCGCATCCTCATCCTTTAAAGCTTCATCCTTTTGGTCCTTATGCAAATCATCCTTCTTCGGTTCATCCTTCACCGCAACTGCCGGGAAATAAAGCACCTGATCGGCGTACAAATAACAAAGAATAAATGTTTGGTGGCTAACCTTGGTCTTGCTGAGAACTCATTTCACTCTCGAAGCTACAATGTGACTAATTCCGCGATATTCCGCGAACTTCTTCGCTTCGGAGTAGCCAATCTTTATGTTTGAATACATTGATAAGGCACCACCGGCACCACTTGAGCTCTTTGTATGTGTTGCGAATAAATTTGAGGCTTCTTTTAACGTATTCGCgactgaatttattttattttatcgaaaattaattaaaagctgTGAatgatttccttttaaaggagtttattcagttATATGCTGTAAAATGAaagtattattaaaaaaaaaacaaaaatgatccaaatacttttattgtattatgaagtatttaaaataaaaaaaataaaaagatttttattttcttttaattaattgagaaacGCGGCAAAGATTTGcggagaatgaaaaaaatgcataaaccaCGCCCTGACTGTATGTAAAGGACGCTTAAAACGGTCTCAATAAGTTCAAAATTCGAACTTTCCAGTAGTGGTCACTGGAAAGTTCCAAAATGTCAATGGAAAATATGTTGGAAGCCATCTCTATGTGGATAGGCACGCGGCAGGTCGCACTGTTCTAGAATTAGGTTTAAATAGAGttcgaaatattttaataaagggCTTAAGAAAACGTCTTACAAgttgttcttttaaaagaaataataataaagatgACGATTAAATAACCGTAATAACGGTTGTAATTAAATGAGAAGCATATGAAAATCTGACGTTTTTTTTACTAACGATTGACGTTTCACTTCTAacgtaaaatattcaatttttaacgtttgatatttctctTTGTAATGTTTGACTTCTACTTATCGTTTTTATacttattttaaaacatttaacattttttattctgtttgacgtttcttttcaattttggaagagttttttttcgttattttctcttcatttattttactatattttgtttattaattttagctgtgtttctttcagacacagcttttgtgtaccgagcaaaatcgaaagtcgtcagatcgggctcaaacttgggatgagcacgaattagggtccctacattccaaaaaacgtatgcgccaaaaaaaaatttttccggccggccgtccgtccgtccgtccggccggccgtccggccggaacctatcgctatattgcaagagaacggtgatagatagagacttgcggtaaacggcaaagtttaaatatcgaccggaagacatccgattatgatgtcaaatccacccccccacccccctacagccattttgaataacctcaaaattttgttttcgctatatctcagccgctattatagctaaaaatctgaaatttttatatgttgtaggggccataaagacctttccaacgatacctcattttcgaaaatcggtcaagccgtttagtcaatatggccgccacaatttttcatcgaaaatcgaccataactcgaaaacggcttgaccgattttgatcaacccggggtcaaatgaaagatctcaataaaccctacaactctctagaacatccgaagtttcaaaagtgaccgctagggggccaaaaatcaaaaacaaaattttcgatgagttttcgatgaatatctcgaaaacgacgacataaatttttttcattttttgatatgttgtagccgaccatattatctagcttcatgccaaaaatgaagaaaatctatggatccgttctcgagatatagccttccaaagttggcatgtcatatctcgggttctacaagtccgatcttgatcaactcaagcgcaaataaaaggtttcgagaaaccctacaaatgtctagaacattgcaatttcgagaaatgaccgcaagaggcgctacaatcaaaaacaaagttttcgaaaatttcgaactcgaatttttcgaaaatggcgacataaattttttgttatttttcgatatgttataactgacttcaagacctttcaaacaaaaaaaaatttatgaaaatctatggatccgttctcgagatatggccttctaaagatttcttagggtatgacttttctacttttcccgactttgcgtgtattgaaattaattcgcgttctagtttgctctcacaaaattggtacactgaaagaaacacagctcccgtaagcttggtcagcttaccagtacatttttttctatatattgtaAGTTGAAGACAGATCTGTGGactcttaaaagaatttgtaaatatttaatgtttctaATCCATGGCTAAAATcgatgattaatttttttgtctctgaaaatcttccatttatcacaattttccattttgcttTGACAATTCTTCTGCAATGGTTTTagcttcatttttcttaattttcccaGAATAGGTTTTAGGTAattcttcaacaaaataaacTCCTCCACGAAGCTTATGGGTATCCGGGAGTTTCTCAGAGACGAGATTTGAAATCTCTTCAGACGTTGCAGTTGATCCTTTTTCCAAGACAACTAACACTGCAGGCAATTGATGGTAGGTTCTATCAGGAATCCCAACAGCGACTACTTCAGATACGTTAGGATGCGTCTTGACGACTCTCTCAATCTCTGATCCTGATACATGATACATAATGTACTTGATGATGTCTTTACTACGTCCTGTTATGTAGAGGAAACCATCTTTATCGAAGAATCCTAAATCTCCGGTATGAGCGAATCCGTCTGAATCAATAAACTGTGCGGTTGCTTCGGGGTTTTCTAAATACTCctgaaattattattcataTGTTAAAAGAGCATAAAGTTAGGTCATTTAGatctataaaataaagaacCTACCACAATCGGATAAGGAACTCTAAAACAAACTTGTCCTGTTTCCTCAGGCCCTAATCTCTTTCCTTCTTCATCAAGAACAATCCCTTCAATTCCAGGCAATACATTCCCAACACTGACCATTCCTTGATTATGAGGACCAAAATCTGGATAATACGGATTTCTGGCGATAGTTCCAGTTTCACTCATACCATATGTTACAATGAGGCTTCCTGCAGAAATATACTTCATGCAGTTCTTTGCTACTTCTTCCGTAAGAACACTTCCACCGGACCAGATATATTTCAGTGTTAGTAAACTGGAGGACGTTAAATCTGGAGAGTCCAAAATGTTACTGATGTAGACCGGGGAGATGAGTACGTGCGTTACTTTGTACTTCTTGACAATTTGGAGGAAAAGTTCATGGTTTACGGGTTCTGTCGTAATGATCCGCGTTATTCCCAGGATGAGGTTGCTGAATAAAACGATGTAATAGACAGACCtaaaaagaaagatgaaaaattgggaaaaatttaaatttttctgttgTTAGAATCcgttaaatgaatttctagGAAACGTTAAGAATAAAGAGTTGCTCCGTCtaatcttattttattttatagcctAAAAGCTactgctgattttttttaaaagtttatttagcCAGTAGCCTCAAGTTAGGATCTGTAGATTTGGTAAACTGGTTAACAAAATCGTTAGAAAAACGTGACGCAACGGCTAAGTAAGTGTCCCATTTGCGCTCCTAAGGAGactcagaaaaatattgacGAACCAACCAAAGCGTAGAGACGTTAATACGTAGGTACTCCTACAGCCTAAGACAGTTAGCACTTGTTGTAGTTATTCAGGACAGGACACATAATAACCATTAAAGACAGCCCTTCTAACTCTTAGAAGTATCATTCTGAATTCTtagtttcttttaatgtttctaAAGTCTTTCACAGGCAGAAACCCAAAAAACTCACCAGAAAGGAGAACAGAAACTGAAGTAACAATCTGTTGATGAAGAAGATATCATACTAGACCAATGTGGGTCAAGGAGTGACTGATAGGGTATTGCAACAGCTTTTGGTGGTCCAGTTGTTCCAGAAGAGCAGACAATAATTTGATACTTCATTTGATTCTCTTTGCATGATTCTTCGTAGATTTCCCTAAAAAATAGAAGACTTTACGCTAAGATTAAGACAAAAAGGATTTAGACAATATTCTC from Lutzomyia longipalpis isolate SR_M1_2022 chromosome 4, ASM2433408v1 encodes:
- the LOC129794899 gene encoding luciferin 4-monooxygenase-like isoform X1, which produces MSTTKYYSEEKLWRGPPHPASLFNDRANLGRIILSIIDRDPHKVAQISDNNGIQMTNQEIALKAKNIAGGLRRRGCKVGDVVGFVAGNGHNLVPTLIACFLLEAPVNAMDIKQNEDEIYAIFIITKPKFIFCDDKRLEDVKNVVKRMETSPTIIVFGANNSDYINIENLMKEGDSEDLKSLLFFREIYEESCKENQMKYQIIVCSSGTTGPPKAVAIPYQSLLDPHWSSMISSSSTDCYFSFCSPFWSVYYIVLFSNLILGITRIITTEPVNHELFLQIVKKYKVTHVLISPVYISNILDSPDLTSSSLLTLKYIWSGGSVLTEEVAKNCMKYISAGSLIVTYGMSETGTIARNPYYPDFGPHNQGMVSVGNVLPGIEGIVLDEEGKRLGPEETGQVCFRVPYPIVEYLENPEATAQFIDSDGFAHTGDLGFFDKDGFLYITGRSKDIIKYIMYHVSGSEIERVVKTHPNVSEVVAVGIPDRTYHQLPAVLVVLEKGSTATSEEISNLVSEKLPDTHKLRGGVYFVEELPKTYSGKIKKNEAKTIAEELSKQNGKL
- the LOC129794899 gene encoding luciferin 4-monooxygenase-like isoform X2; translation: MSTTKYYSEEKLWRGPPHPASLFNDRANLGRIILSIIDRDPHKVAQISDNNGIQMTNQEIALKAKNIAGGLRRRGCKVGDVVGFVAGNGHNLVPTLIACFLLEAPVNAMDIKQNEDEIYAIFIITKPKFIFCDDKRLEDVKNVVKRMETSPTIIVFGANNSDYINIENLMKEGDSEDLKREIYEESCKENQMKYQIIVCSSGTTGPPKAVAIPYQSLLDPHWSSMISSSSTDCYFSFCSPFWSVYYIVLFSNLILGITRIITTEPVNHELFLQIVKKYKVTHVLISPVYISNILDSPDLTSSSLLTLKYIWSGGSVLTEEVAKNCMKYISAGSLIVTYGMSETGTIARNPYYPDFGPHNQGMVSVGNVLPGIEGIVLDEEGKRLGPEETGQVCFRVPYPIVEYLENPEATAQFIDSDGFAHTGDLGFFDKDGFLYITGRSKDIIKYIMYHVSGSEIERVVKTHPNVSEVVAVGIPDRTYHQLPAVLVVLEKGSTATSEEISNLVSEKLPDTHKLRGGVYFVEELPKTYSGKIKKNEAKTIAEELSKQNGKL
- the LOC129794899 gene encoding uncharacterized protein LOC129794899 isoform X4 translates to MHLDFYRIIDRDPHKVAQISDNNGIQMTNQEIALKAKNIAGGLRRRGCKVGDVVGFVAGNGHNLVPTLIACFLLEAPVNAMDIKQNEDEIYAIFIITKPKFIFCDDKRLEDVKNVVKRMETSPTIIVFGANNSDYINIENLMKEGDSEDLKREIYEESCKENQMKYQIIVCSSGTTGPPKAVAIPYQSLLDPHWSSMISSSSTDCYFSFCSPFWSVYYIVLFSNLILGITRIITTEPVNHELFLQIVKKYKVTHVLISPVYISNILDSPDLTSSSLLTLKYIWSGGSVLTEEVAKNCMKYISAGSLIVTYGMSETGTIARNPYYPDFGPHNQGMVSVGNVLPGIEGIVLDEEGKRLGPEETGQVCFRVPYPIVEYLENPEATAQFIDSDGFAHTGDLGFFDKDGFLYITGRSKDIIKYIMYHVSGSEIERVVKTHPNVSEVVAVGIPDRTYHQLPAVLVVLEKGSTATSEEISNLVSEKLPDTHKLRGGVYFVEELPKTYSGKIKKNEAKTIAEELSKQNGKL
- the LOC129794899 gene encoding uncharacterized protein LOC129794899 isoform X3, with protein sequence MHLDFYRIIDRDPHKVAQISDNNGIQMTNQEIALKAKNIAGGLRRRGCKVGDVVGFVAGNGHNLVPTLIACFLLEAPVNAMDIKQNEDEIYAIFIITKPKFIFCDDKRLEDVKNVVKRMETSPTIIVFGANNSDYINIENLMKEGDSEDLKSLLFFREIYEESCKENQMKYQIIVCSSGTTGPPKAVAIPYQSLLDPHWSSMISSSSTDCYFSFCSPFWSVYYIVLFSNLILGITRIITTEPVNHELFLQIVKKYKVTHVLISPVYISNILDSPDLTSSSLLTLKYIWSGGSVLTEEVAKNCMKYISAGSLIVTYGMSETGTIARNPYYPDFGPHNQGMVSVGNVLPGIEGIVLDEEGKRLGPEETGQVCFRVPYPIVEYLENPEATAQFIDSDGFAHTGDLGFFDKDGFLYITGRSKDIIKYIMYHVSGSEIERVVKTHPNVSEVVAVGIPDRTYHQLPAVLVVLEKGSTATSEEISNLVSEKLPDTHKLRGGVYFVEELPKTYSGKIKKNEAKTIAEELSKQNGKL